A window of the Brassica napus cultivar Da-Ae chromosome C5, Da-Ae, whole genome shotgun sequence genome harbors these coding sequences:
- the LOC106372072 gene encoding proline-, glutamic acid- and leucine-rich protein 1 — MSSFERFDDMCDNRLKPKILRNLLSDYVPNEKQPLVDFQSLSKVVSTISTHKLLSEDQKLQAKSKSAVDEWVERFLALVSSDMPDKSWVGIVLMGVTCQECSSDRFFSSYSVWFNSLLSHIKNPESSRIIRVASCTSISDLLTRLSRFANTKKEAVSHAAKVILPIIKLMEEDSSEALWEGIVNLLSTIVILFPAAFHSSYDTVEEAIASKIFSAKTSSSLLKKLAHFLALLPKANKGDTASWSLMMQKLLISINVHLNNFFQGLEEETTGKKAMQRLAPPGRDAPLPLGGQNGILDDAAWNSEQLIVSRVSALMYCCSVMLTSSYKCKLNIPVASLVSLVERVLGVNGSLPKAMSPFMTGIQQELVCAELPTLHSSALELLRTTIKSIRSQLLPYAASVVRLVSSYFKKCLLPELRIKLYTITKTLLKSMGLGMAMQLANEVVSNASVDLDPKTVQGSDVVSSTNPRAVLKAGSKKRKQSTNTGVEAENAAFEVGVPHNHSLKIAALEALETLLTTGGALRSDSWRERVDKLLMMTAGNACEGRWANAETYHHLPNKSTADLVEFQVAALRAFLASLVSPSRARPAYFAEGFELFQTGKSEGEMKVAGFCAHALMSLEVVIHPRALPLDGLPSLGDQFPESNSLASLKHNTPNLNNGDNLFKEWTANVDVPSNNEILRNVDSISPLQEAKRLKRGNDLATVDSLSGQDHTDIVGSENVQQADVRKKVPESPKESLGHVSERDDMVPEEVYRQVVSETREGEGLAVKDSIMEEAVVVKKRESLDESDDDSIPSLKADDYLSSDSDIES; from the exons ATGTCGTCGTTTGAGCGTTTCGACGACATGTGCGACAATAGACTAAAGCCCAAGATTCTCAGAAACCTTCTGTCCGACTATGTCCCCAACGAGAAGCAGCCTCTCGTCGACTTCCAATCACTCTCCAAGGTTGTATCCACTATCTCCACCCACAAGCTCTTATCTGAGGACCAGAAGCTTCAAGCTAAGTCGAAATCAGCCGTTGATGAATGGGTTGAGAGGTTTCTGGCTCTGGTTTCTTCAGACATG CCAGATAAATCATGGGTGGGTATCGTTTTGATGGGAGTGACTTGCCAAGAATGCAGCTCGGACCGTTTCTTTAGTTCTTACTCTGTTTGGTTCAACAGTTTACTCTCACATATCAAG AATCCTGAAAGTTCTAGAATTATTCGAGTGGCTTCGTGTACTTCAATATCTGATCTCCTTACAAG GCTGTCTAGATTTGCGAATACGAAGAAAGAAGCTGTTTCACACGCTGCAAAAGTAATCCTGCCAATCATTAAACTAATGGAAGAAGATTCTTCAGAAGCACTATGG GAAGGCATTGTCAATCTGCTGAGTACAATTGTTATCTTGTTTCCTGCTGCCTTCCACAGTAGTTATGACACG GTTGAAGAAGCTATTGCctctaaaatattttctgcgAAAACCAGTTCTAGTTTATTAAAG AAACTTGCGCACTTTCTAGCATTGCTCCCCAAAGCTAATAAAGGAGATACTGCTAGCTGGTCCTTGATGATGCAGAAGCTGTTGATATCTATAAACGTTCATTTAAATAACTTTTTTCAAGGTCTAGAAGAAg AAACAACAGGGAAAAAAGCAATGCAACGATTGGCTCCTCCTGGAAGAGACGCTCCTTTGCCCTTGGGAGGTCAAAACGGGATTTTGGATGATGCAGCGTGGAACTCTGAACAGTTGATTGTATCCAGAGTTTCTGCACTTATGTACTGCTGCTCAGTGATGCTAACTAGCTCCTACAAATGCAAG CTTAACATTCCAGTTGCCTCGTTAGTATCCCTCGTTGAGCGAGTGCTGGGGGTGAACGGCTCTCTACCAAAAGCCATGTCACCTTTCATGACAGGGATCCAACAAGAGTTGGTTTGTGCAGAGCTTCCCACTTTGCATTCTTCGGCTCTGGAACTCTTGCGTACTACCATTAAAAGTATCCGCAG CCAACTTTTACCATATGCTGCATCTGTGGTGAGACTTGTTAGCAGTTACTTCAAGAAATGTTTATTGCCAGAACTGAGGATAAAGCTATACACAATCACCAAAACCTTGCTCAAATCCATGGGTCTAG GAATGGCAATGCAACTGGCAAACGAAGTTGTCTCTAATGCCTCTGTGGATCTAGACCCGAAAACTGTACAAGGATCTGATGTGGTTTCCAGCACAAACCCGAGAGCTGTTCTCAAGGCTGGCAGTAAAAAGAGAAAGCAGTCAACTAATACAGGAGTGGAGGCAGAGAATGCTGCTTTTGAAGTGGGAGTCCCTCACAATCACTCATTGAAGATAGCAGCTCTGGAGGCCCTAGAAACTCTTCTCACAACT GGTGGTGCATTGAGATCGGATAGCTGGAGAGAACGTGTCGATAAGCTTCTAATGATGACAGCGGGAAATGCTTGTGAAGGAAGATGGGCCAATGCTGAAACCTACCATCATCTACCAAATAAGTCGACCGCAGATCTAGTTGAGTTTCAGGTTGCAGCACTCCGAGCCTTTTTGGCATCCCTCGTTTCTCCATCAAGAGCACGCCCTGCATACTTCGCTGAAGGGTTTGAGCTTTTCCAAACAG GTAAGTCTGAGGGAGAGATGAAAGTTGCTGGATTCTGTGCTCACGCTCTCATGTCCCTTGAAGTTGTTATACATCCTAGGGCCCTTCCACTCGACGGTCTCCCATCACTTGGCGACCAGTTCCCGGAAAGCAATTCTCTGGCCAGCCTAAAACACAACACACCTAATCTGAATAATGGTGATAATCTATTCAAGGAATGGACGGCAAACGTGGATGTTCCCTCTAACAACGAGATTCTGAGGAATGTTGACTCTATTTCACCTCTCCAAGAGGCTAAAAGATTGAAACGTGGGAACGATTTAGCCACTGTGGATTCTCTGAGTGGCCAAGATCATACAGATATTGTTGGATCAGAGAATGTTCAACAAGCTGATGTGCGTAAGAAGGTTCCTGAATCACCTAAGGAATCTCTAGGACATGTGTCAGAAAGAGATGATATGGTTCCGGAAGAAGTTTATCGACAAGTAGTGAGCGAGACTCGAGAGGGAGAGGGTTTAGCGGTTAAGGATAGTATCATGGAGGAAGCAGTAGTTGTTAAGAAACGAGAGTCCTTGGATGAATCTGATGATGATTCTATTCCAAGTCTtaaggcagatgattatctctCTTCTGATTCTGATATTGAATCTTAA
- the LOC106372073 gene encoding elongation factor 1-delta 1-like, protein MAAFPNLNSDAGLKKLDEHLLTRSYITGYQASKDDITVFTALDKPPTSQYVNASRWYNHIDALLRISGVSAEGSGVIVEGSAPVVEEAVATPPAADSKDAADEEDDDDVDLFGEETEEEKKAAEERAASVKASTKKKESGKSSVLIDIKPWDDETDMKKLEEAVRSIQMEGLFWGASKLVPVGYGIKKLQIMCTIVDDLVSVDTMIEEQLTVEPINEFVQSCDIVAFNKI, encoded by the exons ATGGCTGCCTTCCCCAACCTTAACTCTGACGCTGGATTGAAGAAGCTCGACGAGCATCTTCTCACTCGCAGTTACATCACTGG GTACCAGGCTTCCAAGGATGATATCACTGTCTTTACTGCTCTTGATAAGCCACCAACCTCACAGTATGTGAACGCTTCTCGTTGGTACAACCACATCGATGCCCTCTTGAGGATCTC TGGTGTGTCTGCTGAAGGAAGCGGTGTCATTGTTGAGGGATCAGCCCCAGTTGTGGAAGAGGCTGTTGCTACTCCCCCTGCAGCTGATTCTAAG GATGCTGCtgatgaagaggatgatgatgatgttgaccTTTTCGGAGAGGAGACCGAGGAGGAAAAGAAGGCTGCTGAGGAGAGAGCCGCTTCTGTGAAAGCAtcaacaaagaagaaggaat CTGGAAAGTCATCGGTTTTGATTGATATCAAGCCGTGGGATGATGAGACTGACATGAAGAAGCTAGAGGAAGCTGTGAGATCCATCCAGATGGAAGGATTATTCTGGGGTGCGTCCAAGCTTGTCCCGGTTGGTTATGGTATCAAGAAGCTGCAGATCATGTGCACCATTGTTGACGACCTTGTGTCCGTTGACACCATGATTGAAGAGCAGCTCACCGTCGAACCAATCAATGAGTTTGTCCAGAGCTGTGACATTGTTGCTTTCAACAAAATCT GA